A genome region from Penaeus chinensis breed Huanghai No. 1 chromosome 15, ASM1920278v2, whole genome shotgun sequence includes the following:
- the LOC125032913 gene encoding uncharacterized protein LOC125032913, giving the protein MLRIVSLAVTLAVCVARPNQWDDQLGLFPADGGDSQLMLPRAVANPTTPNQILDAVLEGAIAYMDTLGWCDSKNVQNGESSLPFQVNSDGSSSENFSITKANVTGLCSLRRSKSASFNADQSVLTGSVVVENARANADYTVTFAGVGEAPAQTVSGQVVERVDKLFADIQINLLNLVPQNIASYTARSGHDLLETASNLDDNNMKDVHSAGFRKALREIVEKTMSSNVKVQINKSIQDMKNA; this is encoded by the exons ATGTTGAGGATCGTGAGCCTGGCAGTGACTCTGGCCGTGTGTGTGGCACGACCCAACCAATGGGACGACCAGCTAGGGCTCTTCCCTGCTGACGGCGGGGACTCTCAGCTCATGTTGCCTCGCGCCGTGGCCAACCCTACCACGCCCAACCAGATACTCGATGCAGTGCTCGAAGGAGCTATCGCATACATGGA TACTCTAGGATGGTGTGACTCGAAAAACGTGCAGAACGGAGAGTCAAGCCTTCCCTTCCAAGTTAACTCTGACGGAAGCAGCTCCGAGAACTTCAGCATCACTAAGGCCAACGTGACTGGACTGTGCTCCCTGCGCCGCTCCAAGTCCGCTTCCTTCAACGCTGATCAG AGTGTGCTCACCGGTTCAGTTGTCGTGGAAAACGCTCGTGCCAACGCCGACTACACGGTAACCTTTGCCGGAGTTGGAGAAGCTCCAGCCCAGACTGTTTCTGGTCAAGTTGTAGAGCGTGTGGACAAGCTGTTCGCCGATATCCAGATCAACTTGTTAAACCTTGTGCCTCAGAACATCGCCAGCTACACCGCAAGATCGGGTCATGACCTGCTTGAAACCGCAAGCAACTTGGACGACAATAATATGAAGGACGTTCATAGCGCCGGCTTCAGGAAGGCTTTGCGAGAGATCGTGGAGAAAACCATGTCTTCCAACGTCAAGGTACAGATTAACAAGTCCATCCAGGATATGAAGAATGCTTGA